The segment GTGGCACTATCTGAGGGTTCTATCCAGCTAcacggctgctgcaggaaagctgccacctccacccagcagctggggacaggagtggcTATCCTGAGCTGGGGGTGACTGGCAAAATATCAACAAGCATGGGCACAGAAGGTACAGCTGCAAGCAAAACAAGTCATGACCCCACAGCACTCCATCTCGGTGttcagcagccccagggctacAGCAGGCAGTTAGCACTGATGTGGGGAGAAACTCTCAACAATCCTGTGCATAGAAGGCAGGGGACCAGTAACCTAATCCAAGAGTACTGGGATATTTTCCTGGCACTTATGGAACAAGACCTTTGTGGCTTTGTGTGATTTTTGTATAGAAATAGCAAataatgggggggaaaaaaaaaggtagaactGGGCAACTCCCCCCTTGCCCCAGCACTAGGAGTCTTTGGAACAGATTCTGCAAGAAAGTAGTAAAAGAAAGGCTTGGAGGTAAATGGAAAGTATGATAAAGTATCTAATAGGTTTACCAAAGATAGAGCATGCCAGCCTAACCTGATATGCTTCTTTGATAAGTGATATTCTAGACAAAGAAAATGTGGTAGATTTTATCTCTCCCAGCTTCAGTGAAGCATTTGATGCAGTGCCACATGGGAAACTGCTAGGTTGAACTGCTAGGCTGAAGACCACAGTGATTAAAAACCTAGAGCCATTAGCAAGCAGGCTGCAAATGGAACGGGGAGGGAAGTGCCTTGCACCACATTGAGGGGTTATCCAGGCATTGCCCTGAGGCCTGGGACCAACCCTGTGCTGTTACTATTAGTCACCTTCACAGAAAGTGTAGGAAATGCCATCAGAACAGAAAAAGTACAGGATGTTGAACAGAAAATCCACAGTGACCTCAGAGAGCAGCAACGGGCAAAAATTCGGTGATGCAGAGTGATAGTCACACCTGAGGATTAATAGTGATTTCTACTCATGCCTGGAAATCATCAGTGCAAGAAAGGCCTTCAAGGAGAAATAGAGGGTGGGCATTCAGGGATTCCTCAGGCAGGGGACTGTGTGCCTGGCCAGGACGGCTGTGAGGCCCCactggcagggcacagccttCAGGAggggtccccagcactgtctgtCCTGAAGGATTTGGAGGAGGGGTGTTAGCTGCAAGCTTGTACCTCTGGCAACTCCTACTGAATTTATCTATTGTGTTTGGGATTGAAGTAGCTAGCTGGAGTGCTAGGACCTGCCTATTCGCTCTCGACCGTGCATCCCTTAGTCCTGCTACTGTTATGTCTGCAAGGCTAAGATACAATAAGTTTCTTGCAACCAATCTTCCTCAGGCAGGGTGAAAGAAGTGCAGAAATGGGAGAGAGCAAGACCCTAAGACCAGTGCTGCCACATGTCACTTGCTGGGCAGGTCTAACCCATGGTGTGTTTGTGTAAGATACCCTAAGCACTGACTCCTACTGCTGGCCCCAtcactgcatccctgctgctgtgagcagcctgaGCACACTCACACACTCCTTACCAGGAGAGTGCTTCACTGAAGGGGCAGTCTGGAAACTCGCCAGCACCCGTCGCCCGTGCAGGTTCTGCACTGGCCGGTAGTTGTTCTGCAAAAGCTTGTCGTCAGGGCTTCTCAGGGTTGAAACCAGTATTGACATCTGGAGGGAGAGCAGTATGAACATAAATATCATCAGTCCTGCCCTTGGGAGCAGATGAACTgcagagcactggcacagggcaccTGCACCAGCGTatggggagaggctgggaaagaCCCAATGCAGAGCTCATCATCCTGACAGACCTGGTGatgagagagcagcagggtcTGGTTGAAGATTGTCCATTTGACTGTCTGGTAGCAGGGAGGGGTGGTCAGAGAGCCATTATAGTGGAAGTAGAATTTCAGGTTGGCAGGCAGCAGACCTGCGATGTTGAATCCAGGCACCAAGGTTTCTTGTCCTGGGAGAGGAAACAAAGGGAATGAGGCTGGTACAAACCCCTTGGAGGACAGCAGCATGAAGATCATGGGCAGtctggcactgcctgtgccactgcagccacTGGAGAAATAGCAGCTGATTTTCCAtagagggagggaaaagcaggaaggctgcctgctgcagccttgctctgcagagcagctggtttctctgctgggctgcagcccctgagaCAAAGCACAAGGTGGGACAGGGCCTTACCTACTTCTTGGATTTCGAGCAGATGCTCAAGTATTTCATGGTAGTATTGGTTCTCCCCATGCCCAACCTGCAACACAGAGACCCCATGGTAACGGCAAGGCCAGGGGTGAAAGGGAGACAAGATGGtgatggcagtgccagcagggaggTATTGTTCCTTGAGAGAGGCACCCTATCCCTGTCACTCCTTCATTCTTATCAGGGCTGATCTGCCCTTCCTCTCCCCTTCTTCCAAAGGACATTTGCACCTCTGCCACTCCCCAAAATTACGTCCAACTCTGCCCACCCCAGTTACATCCTCCCCCTGCTGGATCCATGGAACTCACCTCCAGAAAGGCTGCCAGTACAGCCAGGCCATCTGGGCGAACCATTGCCTCTGTAAAGCTGTCATACTTGGTATTGTAGTGGACCACATGGatctggaagggaaaaatgcaATCCTAGGGCTTGAAGGACaccactgggagatgctcacTCCCTCAGGGCTACAGCCTGCTGACACAAGGGCTGTCAGAGACTTGCAGGTGTGATGAGTCCCACTGCAGTGGAGGGAAAATGCTGGGACCTAGAAAAtctgctgctgcaaagcagCCAGCATGaagctctgcctgcaggaacTTCCCTGGTCAGGAACAGCAAACCAGCACTCTCTCCTGCGTAACACAGGCTAGtactgcagagccaggctcagttTGAGGACAGCAGCTAGAGGAGGAGGGATGAAACCAgatgggagctggcagagcaagAGGACAGTGTGTACAGAGTAAACAGTCCCTGTAGCTCCCAAAGCAGACTCACAGCCTCCGGGGAAGCTGGATTCCACAGCCTGGgactgccacagctcctgctccatcagCCCAGGACCAGGCTTCAGCATGAGTCTGGCTCAACACTGAAGTGTGGCCTGCTACACTGAGCTCCACTTCTGCAGATCTGCCCAGGATCCTGGCCAGGAGTTACAGCCCGCATCCAGTGACAACCAGAGCTGTGGGCAAGAAGCATGACAGCATTCCAGCGCCTGCCCAGCACCACGAGGGCTCCTTACCTCGGCAGCAAAGCGTCGACCATTGACGGTGTGCTCTGAGCCGGGTCCCGACGGGGAGCCCCAGTGCAGGTGCAGCTGTGCAGCTCGGTACTGCTGGGCATAGCCACCAGTGAGGGCCAGGGACTCAGGCAGATCAAGGACAActgcaaaagcagaaggaagagtTCAGTAATACAGCATAAAGCCCAGTCCACAGGTAGGCAAAGGAGGTGTTTCAAGGGAAACTGTCACCCTGGGCCTCTAGAAACTGGTTATAACAGAAAAGCTTGCTTTCCGTCTGTCAGGAGGCTGTGGGCAAGCCTGCCAATGTGTCAGGATTCAACTTCTGACTTAAGGTTGTAGGATACTACAGTAAATACGTCAGCTTCAAAAATAGCTGCTATGAAAATGCTGGAAAGTGAAGAGCCCCTCTGCAAAGACTCCCGGGGCCAGCTCCAAGCCAAATGTTATCCAACAATTTATTCAGTAAGTGAGAATAATATAAAGAGACCATGGACAAAATTAATAGAGCGAGATACTGGCAGAGTGGTGAATATCTGTGAGAGCATGGCAGGTGGACAGAGAGCTGCAACTTTTGGTGACCTGGGATCTTTCAAATAAAGCATTGTGCAAGGGTATGACAGCACTGGAGCTAGTGGCAGAGAAGGATTAAATATTTTGGAGCTAAAGTTTTTGCCTCTTTGGATACCATAAATTCATActtgctttttcttcactttaaTGTGGTTTATCCAGGTATTTTGGAGTTATGCAACAATGTGACAATCCTAAAACTGAGTTAACCTGGACATGTGGCAAAAACATCAGGGGCATCCCCGGACCCTGAGAAAGGCTGTCCTATCCTTTTAAGCaccttttcctaatttttaatgtgaggtcttttcctttttcctttttagatgGGGTGTCCCTTAGTAACATCGCTGATCGGGCACAGATTTGGGATTAACCAGGTAACAGGGCTAGATGAGTCATTTGCGATCTCAAATTCCTTGCTACTGGGTTCAGAGATAGAAAACTCAAATACAGGAAGTGAGAAACTGTTCCCTCCCTATGGATTTATCTGCTTTTACACTTCTTTTGTACAGGTAAAccattgttttccttctgactCCTAACAACCTGACTCATTTTCAGGCCCTCAAAAAAGCTTATATAGCATATGTACTTTGTTACCAAAATGAGTAACTGTACAAATACCTTACCAGGCTTgcaactttttatttatttatggtttTTCATAAAGCAGATCAGTGGTTGCCACAATAAAATAAGGCATCTTAAAAGCATGTGAGAAAGTACTTCCCCCCTCTCCAATGAAAATGCTCTCACTGCTTTTCTAAACACCAAGCAACACCAGATGCCAGGGTGTCTAAAATAGCAACTACTGAGCTCAACTAGTTTAACTCTGCAGGCACATTAGGGCAGAAGGCCACAATATAGAGCTCTGTGCATGCAGCATGAAGCTGATCTGACCATACACAGCAAGCCTGACCTGTCAAGTTTGCTGTATACACAGGTCAGCTCCATCCTCTTGGCTACCCAGGCAAGGAGATGCCTTATCACACCGTCAGCAAGTCCTTAAGTCCCTTTCTCCATAACCTTTTCTTAGCTCGGGGACTGGCAGACACCAGTGTGCACAAAACATTCTGCCTCCTCCAAGAAAAAGCTGGTAGCAACCAGGTCCAACCATCCTCAGCTGTGGAAAGATGTGGTTTTCCTCCATATCTGGAATACCAAGCCTGATACTAAAATAACGCGAATAAATTGTGTCCTGAACTTTGCGAAAATCATTCTAGTAttgaagaaggggaaaaaaaagaaaaattttcttaaGATCTTGAGATAGAATCCTTAAGTACGGACAAAATAAGGTTGTTGATGTTGTACCCTAAAGACAGAAGCAGGTTTAAAGTCTAAATCACATCCAGAGACAGATGAGTCCTTTGAAagtgaaatacaggaaaagaacCAGTGACTGAAAACCTGAATGAGAAATATCAGGGacacatttttaatggaaatgtgGAGTTAACAAATTTCTGGAGCCAGCTCCTAAAGACTCTGGATACCTTGGGACTTCTCACTTTgtccaggaaaacaaacagacCTGTAAAATTTCTACAGCCTGTTGCTTCCCTTATGGCCCAGAAGGTaacagggctgcagctgcaagaCAATCTCCTTTCCAGAGCCTGGGGGAAGGGCATAAGAGAGGCCCAGTCCTGCTGGGAGAGTCTGAGCattctctccctgtgctccagcccctgcagtgTGCCCTCACCTGTGTGCCCATTGTTCTTTAGCTTGAGCTGCTTGGTGGCGGGCAAGCTGTAGCCAGAGAGCTGGATTGGCCTCAGGTCAGGGCTGAAGATGGCCTGAGCTGTGTCAACATCGATGGGTGACTGCTTGGTGCCCCCACAGTCCGAGTAGTCCGTGCTCCAGCGCTTCAGGTCTGGTGCaagaaggaggggagggactGTCAGTGAGATCTTTAGGGTGAGGAAACCTCCAGAAAGAAGGTTTGGGGGTGTTGGGGAAGGGGGCTGGCACTGGCTAGGGAAGTAGCCATGCACGTAAGTTTAGCTTCCATGAAATTAGCTTGGGAGCAGCTTTATGCCAACATGTGACTGAATGTAGCTGTATCAGGAAAGGTCTCAGAGCATGGTGAGCTGCCAGGAAAGtctatttttggggtgtttaggAAGAGTGCAAGAAGATCATTTACAAGTGGACTTGGcaagctgaggagctgctgccctgcagctcatCACACACTTGCTGCCTTGCACAGCCTGGCCTCTGGCAGGTATCACCCCAGTGCCGCATGAGCAAGGTGCCACAGAGCTCCTGAGCTCTCTGGCAAAGCGCCAGCTGACACAGCTGGGTTGGCTGCTGAAATGACCACCTCTTCCCAGTACCACAGCTGGGATAAGCATGGTTGGATGCCTCAGAAAGCTCCTTTTGCACTGCAGAGGGTTGCTTCTAGCATGTAGTGGGCCAGTGCAAACCCAGGCTTGTCCACCGGCCAGCCCCTCGCAGGACCTCTGTAAATACGGAGCTGAGCATTATCAGCTGAGCCAAACCCAGAGTGATGGTGCAGCACGCAGCAACAGGTGTGTCTGTCACAGCACTGTGGTGATGCCCACCATGGGTGCTGTGGAGAAGCCCCCCAGGCTTTGATGGGAGGCCAGGAccaggcagggtggggagggagggtgaCAGAGGGCAGAGGTGAATACAAGCTAATCCCTGGGCTGGTCAAAGTCCCAGCATGGGCTGCAAGTCCAGCTTGGGGAGAACAGTCTTTGCCCCCACTTGGCACTGGGTCAGGTGTGCTCTCATTCAGGGAGGAGCTCTTCCCTGAGGGGCATCCCCCCACACCCAAGGGGCTGGGAAAGCCCTCATTGGAGCAGCTGCTTCCTGGTGAAATCAGACCAACCCCTGGCTCTTCAACCCATCCGTGCCTGAGTAGGAGCACTATGTCAGGgtcaggcaggagggaagggtgAGTCGGAGTGAGCACAGAAACGCTGTAATAATTAACCACAAGTGCCTCGGTTCCAGGATCTGCTGggtagtaggaaaaaaaagcagaagtaacTGCAGGGTATTTACCTTCATAGTTCCAGTGGCTGTGgccttgaaaaaaaagaaaagaaagaaccaCATGAATGGAAGGGAAAGGTTGTCAGCAAACAAACCTCTGCCAGGCAGTAGGTGTCTGGGTTCCCACTGTCttccatccccctccccacctttgTTTTCCCACTTCTCCCTCTGTTCCAACAAAGGGTATGTTCCCAGAGGGTACTGCCTCTTGCAGTTGTCAGTCAGAGGGAAAACCCCAGGGCTGACATCTTGTCATCAtccttaaaaaggaaaactcagaGATACTGGCTTCCATTACTGAGCAGCTgtaccagcagctgctccacagcagcCAAAACCTCCCACTACCCCAAGACAAGGCACTTCACAGGTGCAGCTCTCACACTCCCTGAGGTGTTTGGGCAGCAAGGTGCACTGCACCATGCAGACACCCTCTCCCATCTAGGAAAGCTGCCCTGGGActcacagcagagaaagaaaacaagcatcAAAACCTTCTCTTTACATCCATGAGTGCCCCTGCAGTGGGGATGGACTTTCACAGGAAGATGTGCCAGGCCAAATGCTCAGCTCCCATCGCCAGTTCTAATTTACATGGCCCAAATACTCACAGAGAACTTCATAAGGTCCTACCACACAAAACACTTTCCTtaggaaaagcaggagggaggatgggggaTCCCATGCCAGGACTTCTGCATTTCTTGTGTCACCCATGGATCCCACTGTGACTACAGCAGGGCAAGAGGTGACCTGAGCTTTCCCCAACCAGTAGTGTGCCCACTGTATAGATCTAGAGATGGGAGTACACAGTACTCAAAGGGCTGGCCCATGCACTGTCACTctcctccagagctgccagcaaTGCCTGGATTTCTGGCACATCACTGGAGCTGGCCTCGAAAGTACACCAGAACCTTTTCTTAGATGCCCCTGACCAAACACCTTGGCTATCACCAGCCCTTCTGGACAACATCTCCGGGCAAAGGGATGTGGAGTTCAAATTTGCCCCAAGCACAGAAACATGGCCCAAAAGGATTATGTGCCTGCTCTGACTGGCACAACAGGTAATTCATGGTCTCCTCCTCTGATTTGTCCTTACCAGCAAGCTTGTCACTGCAAACAGGCTGTTGGCACTTCTCAGCCTATgagtgcaggagcagagagtgCCAGGATGGGACAGGTTTGGGACAAAGGGGGGCATTCACACAGCAGAAATGACATGGAGGAACATTTAAGAGATACAATTGAGCTCCAATATAATCTCTTTCCCTTGGTGGGGTCATTTGTCTGCCAGCCTTGCCAGGATGCAGGAGGGTCTTAGTAGGAGCTGGtccagcccccatccctgccgcTGACAAGAGCTATCGACACACACTTGCTATTAATAGGAGTGGATTCCAGCTCAGGGGTGAGAAAGGAAGAGGCAAGCTTTCCCAGGCCCGGATGTCCCATGCAAGGCTCTAAGCCCAGCAGGATCCCGCCCTCCACTCAGCAAGGATCCAGGcatgggcactgctggaggTCTTGGTGCATCTGCTGCTCAGGAGAGTGGATGACCACAGCCAAActggctgggaagggctggagggtGCACGACTGGTGGTTCACCTCTGTGGCATTTCTGATGCTCAGGAGCAATGTTCAGGAATCTCTTGGGTATTCCCAAAGGCATACGAAGAAAGAGTAGCAAGCAGAGGACTTGGCAACTTCAGTTGCATGCACCAGGACACATGTGCCCCAGGACAGACTGCAGTGCCCTCTCCATGTCTGCTTGCATGGTGCTGCCCAGGGAtacacccagctgtgctgcagcaagcTGAGATTCGTCTGTCCTGCTGACCTTGCTCACCTGGATACCTGCTACCCAGACAATGACTGCACAAAATCCAGAGAACATGGGCTGCAAGAGCTTAAATTCTGGAAACACTGTTTATCTTCTTCCACACTGCTCCCATTCTTGTACCCCTCCTGGTGTTATCTGGGCAAAGAAACATACTGAGGCAGTCCTGCTACAGGTAAGGCATggcaccccagggctggcacatgGTGCCTTGGTTCACTGCACATGcctcagctggcacagcctgccccAACACCCCACTTTTTGCTCACCTCCAGGGACTCTGCCTGGACAGAAAGCAGCCCAAACATCGTATCACAGATTGAGCAATAGCCCCATGCTGacacctgccctgctgtgtcaGCACTGTGCCAATTACCTCAGGTTCCCACATCTCCCAGCACACGCCTATTCCCACTGCCGAGGGGGGTCTGGAACCTCCTCACAGCCTCCTGCCAACTCAGCTAGGCAGCTTTGGACACCCCGTAGCTGCATCCAGGAGCCAGTTCAATCCATCCCAAGATAACAGACTTTCCCAGGGCTGCCTTGTCACCAAAACCAAATGGATCCATGAGTTCTTACCCACCCACTGAAGCCCCCCTGAGTTTGTTTTCCATCCCGCGGATCTGGGTGCGGTGATGGCACAGCCAGGCCGCCCTCTCGGACAGGCATCTCTCAAGCGCAGCCGTGCAAGGTTGGGCCCCCTTGGCACATGCAGCGAGCGCTGCAGGAGAGCGCCGAGGCGAGCCCAGCCGGAGCGCTTGGTTGGGCTCTCAGCATCAGCCCCTGCCCCGGCACAGCGCGGAGGAGCCCTGCACCAACTACTCCGATCCTTTCCACCTGGGGGCATTTACAATCTCGCATCCCTTTACCGTGAACATTAACCCACTGCCCTGCCCAAGTGTCGATTTGCATAATTCAATCTGCCTCCCACATTTCCCGCCGGAGCACGTCTCCTTCGAAAAGCTGTGTGATGCCGGGTCTCCTTTCTGCGGAACTGATGCCGCTCACCACAAAAGACGTGGCTGCACCTCGGCAGCGGGTGCTGCAGCTCTTTGCATgccctgcttttcctctgagCACTCTCTGTCCCGGAAGGGACTGCAAAGCGCTCCCAAAAACGTGGAGGGAAACAGCCCTGGCGATGCGATGCGCACACCGGGAGATAACGTGCAACATCATGTGCAAAGAGGGTTCCTTGCAGGGATTCCAGCAGGAGAACACGGTAGGTGCTGacaggagctgcctgccctTGCAGGCAAAAACACCTCCGTTCTCAGCCGCGCAGAGCCCCCCGGCTCACCTGAG is part of the Catharus ustulatus isolate bCatUst1 chromosome Z, bCatUst1.pri.v2, whole genome shotgun sequence genome and harbors:
- the LOC117010536 gene encoding carbonic anhydrase 9-like codes for the protein MNRAALRVSLLLLLLPALGRAGSDIESDQEHGGEEPPHSPGKGHSHWNYEDLKRWSTDYSDCGGTKQSPIDVDTAQAIFSPDLRPIQLSGYSLPATKQLKLKNNGHTVVLDLPESLALTGGYAQQYRAAQLHLHWGSPSGPGSEHTVNGRRFAAEIHVVHYNTKYDSFTEAMVRPDGLAVLAAFLEVGHGENQYYHEILEHLLEIQEVGQETLVPGFNIAGLLPANLKFYFHYNGSLTTPPCYQTVKWTIFNQTLLLSHHQMSILVSTLRSPDDKLLQNNYRPVQNLHGRRVLASFQTAPSVKHSPGTDDSATAEGHSSSFHAGDVLAVLFGVLFAVTALAFLLYIYKHRSQNTRLDSPTKSKVIYTAASTENTA